In the Natronolimnobius baerhuensis genome, one interval contains:
- a CDS encoding DUF7001 family protein, translated as MVEHVICYRAPTTVVDVEAIANWLSERLSVPVTVRDRFLDVHRNDDTDLAERFAEARVPSPYERETGNTMLGTIRYEERALEHPERSGGVLYDGVQVQRALNAALPADERGLETAHVAFLDRAIGTWGDHDGRWHKRVNVLGQPALISVPGLYEAPAKPEEYYKEQQRHALLSGDTPPREVLENQVEGEFLIEDDPRSTDALRGYALQASHYLAHGKAFCDEEGCCLFNAHYHEELLEAQLRDPLFCADHEQLYG; from the coding sequence ATGGTCGAGCACGTGATTTGCTATCGAGCGCCGACGACCGTCGTCGATGTCGAAGCCATCGCAAACTGGCTGTCCGAACGGCTCTCCGTCCCGGTCACAGTTCGCGACCGATTTCTCGATGTCCACCGGAACGACGACACTGACTTGGCCGAGCGATTCGCTGAAGCACGCGTTCCCTCACCGTACGAGCGCGAGACCGGTAACACAATGTTGGGAACGATTCGCTACGAAGAACGCGCCCTCGAGCATCCCGAGCGCAGCGGTGGCGTCCTGTACGACGGCGTACAGGTCCAGCGCGCACTCAACGCCGCGTTGCCGGCCGACGAGCGTGGGCTCGAGACGGCACACGTCGCGTTTCTCGACCGGGCAATCGGGACCTGGGGCGACCACGATGGGCGCTGGCATAAACGCGTCAACGTCCTCGGCCAGCCAGCGCTCATTTCGGTTCCCGGCCTCTACGAGGCCCCGGCCAAGCCGGAGGAATACTACAAGGAACAGCAGCGCCATGCACTGCTGTCGGGCGACACCCCGCCGCGGGAGGTCCTCGAGAATCAGGTCGAGGGCGAGTTCCTGATCGAGGACGATCCCCGGAGTACGGACGCCCTGCGAGGATACGCCCTGCAGGCCTCCCACTATCTCGCACACGGCAAAGCGTTTTGCGACGAGGAGGGCTGTTGCCTGTTCAACGCCCACTATCACGAGGAGCTACTCGAGGCACAGTTACGCGACCCGTTGTTCTGTGCGGACCACGAACAGCTGTACGGGTGA
- a CDS encoding class I SAM-dependent methyltransferase produces the protein MSASTNSESAQEFYGRWARLYDLIARRTPGIPRLRGRAAAACGLESGDTVVEMGCGTGANLPYLRERVGPEGTVIGVDFTRPVLERARDLTSEYDNVHVVRGDATSPPFAALEETGHDTDTSASVDAVLATFVVGMLADPAGAVDDWCDLVGPDGHVVLANAARSDEWYAPPVNAVFRAIVVLSTPPTMKLRYENEPHLRLDRKIDAAHARLRERSAAIADETHVFGVVRLTGGEIAQR, from the coding sequence ATGAGCGCGAGTACGAACTCGGAATCCGCCCAGGAATTCTACGGGCGCTGGGCGCGCCTCTACGATCTGATCGCGCGTCGAACGCCCGGCATTCCACGCCTCCGCGGCCGAGCAGCCGCCGCCTGCGGACTCGAGTCGGGCGATACCGTCGTCGAGATGGGCTGTGGCACGGGTGCGAATCTCCCTTACCTGCGCGAGCGCGTCGGCCCCGAGGGAACGGTTATCGGCGTCGATTTCACGCGCCCCGTCCTCGAGCGAGCGCGCGATCTGACCAGCGAGTACGACAACGTTCACGTCGTTCGCGGCGATGCAACCAGTCCGCCGTTCGCCGCACTCGAGGAAACCGGACACGACACAGACACTAGCGCCAGCGTCGACGCCGTGCTCGCAACCTTCGTCGTCGGCATGCTCGCAGATCCCGCAGGGGCGGTCGACGACTGGTGTGATCTCGTCGGCCCGGACGGGCACGTCGTCCTCGCGAACGCTGCTCGGAGCGACGAGTGGTATGCACCGCCAGTCAACGCCGTTTTCCGGGCGATTGTCGTACTCTCGACGCCACCAACGATGAAGTTGCGCTACGAAAACGAGCCACACCTGCGTCTCGACCGCAAAATCGACGCCGCCCACGCACGGCTTCGAGAACGCTCCGCGGCGATTGCCGACGAAACCCACGTCTTCGGCGTCGTTCGCTTGACTGGTGGTGAAATCGCACAGCGATGA
- a CDS encoding acyl-CoA thioesterase has product MSEKFTVEMPVRFRDLDPLNHVNNAVYVSYLESARVAYVEEVFESSLSDISFVVANLEISYERPITMDDDPVIVLWTTDLGTSSCTMAYEIRVDGDVAATAETVMVCTDLETGRPTPIPDSVRERVQAYDDLE; this is encoded by the coding sequence ATGAGTGAGAAGTTTACAGTCGAGATGCCCGTTCGCTTTCGCGACCTCGATCCGCTGAATCACGTCAATAACGCGGTCTACGTCAGTTACCTCGAGTCGGCCCGCGTCGCCTACGTCGAGGAGGTGTTCGAATCGAGTCTGTCGGATATCTCGTTCGTCGTCGCCAACCTCGAGATTTCCTACGAGCGCCCGATTACGATGGACGACGACCCAGTCATTGTGCTCTGGACGACCGACCTCGGCACGAGTAGTTGTACGATGGCCTACGAGATCCGCGTCGACGGCGACGTGGCCGCGACGGCCGAGACGGTCATGGTCTGTACCGACCTCGAGACGGGACGTCCAACGCCGATCCCGGACTCGGTTCGCGAGCGAGTGCAGGCATACGACGACCTCGAGTAG